The DNA sequence CGAAATCCAATCGGCCAAGGATGTGGGCCGGATCAACTGGTAGTCCGGTTCAAAACCATCTGTTTTAACAAAAAGCCCGGCGGGGCGATCTCCGCCGGGCTTTTTCGATATTGAGGTCAACAGGCTCGTCTTATACCAGGCTTCTGCACTCCATCTTTAGCCAGTCTCTTTCTCTCGTCGTAACTTCCAGGTCTCCCCGACGAAAAAAAGTACGCCAGGGTTCGACACCGGATCTCCCCAACGTAGATATCCTCGAGATCTCCGTTTTCTGAAGGTCGAGGAGGGCTTGAATCACGCTATTCGGGCCGAACTCACCGTAAGCCTCGCATAGCACATGCAGGCGATTCCGCAGTTCAGGCGGTTCCTCGAAACCGGCTTTCGACCAGAAACCACCACCACGCAGCGGTACAAGATGCCAGGCGAGTTGTGCGATATCCGTTATCGTTTCGCCAGGTTCAGCAAAATCCCAGTCAATAACTCCTTGCAGTACATCATCAGCCCAGATGGTATTCCAAGGTCCGAGATCCCCGTGGCGTATGATCAACCCGGGTTGCCACCACAGATTCGGGACACACCACCCGGCTGTTTCAGATGGGACGTAGTCTTTCACCAGGTGATGGAAGGATTTCAAAAATTCGGATATCTGTTCAATACCACTGTCCGTCCTCAGTACTTCAGGCCATGGTCTGGTTCCGGGTTCCCCTTCAATCCAGGATAGTGTTTCATATTCGTCGTCTACTCCAAGTAACCGGGGAACGCCTTGCAATCCTCTATCTTCAAGATGCCTTAGCAGGCCGTGCACAGCCGGTGTCCATCGATTGACAGGACGGCGTATGGTATCACCGATGCGTTCGACGGTGTGCAAGGCCCCACGGTGTGATTTCCTGTCTGATTCCATCTTCGCTCAATAA is a window from the Gemmatimonadota bacterium genome containing:
- a CDS encoding aminoglycoside phosphotransferase family protein, producing MESDRKSHRGALHTVERIGDTIRRPVNRWTPAVHGLLRHLEDRGLQGVPRLLGVDDEYETLSWIEGEPGTRPWPEVLRTDSGIEQISEFLKSFHHLVKDYVPSETAGWCVPNLWWQPGLIIRHGDLGPWNTIWADDVLQGVIDWDFAEPGETITDIAQLAWHLVPLRGGGFWSKAGFEEPPELRNRLHVLCEAYGEFGPNSVIQALLDLQKTEISRISTLGRSGVEPWRTFFRRGDLEVTTRERDWLKMECRSLV